A stretch of DNA from Novipirellula galeiformis:
TGCGTTAGGCCGACCAACGGGAGTCGTTTGCGGGTCCCACCGCGACGTCATTATGCGCCGATGCAGAGTTCTCGTTCCCTGCACCGACCACTCCTCTGACCCACCGTTTGTTTCCCCCACAAGCGATCACCATTGGCACGCATCTTGCATTTATTCTCGTTATCGGTGGCGGGCATGCCACTTTGACCGGACGAAACAAATTTGCGACACATTGCATTCTTTTGAAGGAGGCTATGACCATGTTGAGAACAAATTGGCAACCGTTAGCGGAAGTGAATCGGCTTCGTAACGAGATGGATCGTCTATTTGGCCAGTACGCTGATGGCGGCGGAACCGAAATGGGCCGGATGGGAACGTTCCCGCCCTTGAACGTCTGGGAGGACGACAACCACTTGTTCGTTGAAGCGGAGCTGCCCGGTTTCGATATGGATCAATTGGAGATCTATGTCACCGGCGGAAACCAGCTTTCGATCTCCGGTGAACGCGTCCAACCTGAGCCTGCCGAAGGAGCATGGCATCGGAAAGAGCGTGGCTTCGGCAAATTCCGCCGCTCGTTGGAATTGCCCAGCGACGTCGATAGCGATAGCGTCTCGGCAACCTTCATCAATGGCGTGCTGACGTTGACGATGCCCAAAAGCGAAGCGGCTAAGCCCCGACGCATTGAGGTGAAAGCAAACTGAGCCGAACGCTCCGTTTGATAGTTGACATCGGACATTCGCGGGGGCTAGGCGACGGACCTTGCCCTTGCAATGCCCTTAACTTTTGCCAGCAATGAACACATTTTTGGAGGAGAAACAATGACCACGACCATTACCAATGCTGAAAAGAAATCAGGCGAAGTCGCCAGCCCCGAGCAGACGTACCAATCGAGCTATGTCCCGCGATTCGATATTTGGGAAGGCGAAAACGAATTGCTGCTCTATGGCGATTTGCCCGGCGTCTCTGTGGATGACTTGGATATCCGATTCGAGAATCGCGAGTTGACGATCCGAGGAAAGGTAGCCTCGCGACACGAGGGCAACTTTGTGTTGGGTGAATATGGAATTGGTGATTTCCATCGCAGCTTTACCGTCGGGGAAGCGATCGACGCCGAGAAAATTTCGGCAGAAATGAAGCAAGGCGTACTGACCCTGCATCTGCCAAA
This window harbors:
- a CDS encoding Hsp20/alpha crystallin family protein, encoding MLRTNWQPLAEVNRLRNEMDRLFGQYADGGGTEMGRMGTFPPLNVWEDDNHLFVEAELPGFDMDQLEIYVTGGNQLSISGERVQPEPAEGAWHRKERGFGKFRRSLELPSDVDSDSVSATFINGVLTLTMPKSEAAKPRRIEVKAN
- a CDS encoding Hsp20/alpha crystallin family protein, translating into MTTTITNAEKKSGEVASPEQTYQSSYVPRFDIWEGENELLLYGDLPGVSVDDLDIRFENRELTIRGKVASRHEGNFVLGEYGIGDFHRSFTVGEAIDAEKISAEMKQGVLTLHLPKSEKVKPRKIEVKTT